The Deinococcus roseus genome includes the window CTGATCGTCAATTTTGCTGCAGAAACCCACGTGGACCAGTCCATCCTGGGGCCCCTGGTGTTCACCGACACCAACGTGCGCGGCACCCAGGTGCTGCTGGAAGTGGCCCGTGAATTTGGCCTTCGCTTTCACCACATCAGCACCGATGAGGTGTACGGACACATTCCAGAGGGCCACCAGAGCATTGAGAGCGATCCGCTGGAACCCCGCAGCCCATACAGTGCCTCCAAGGCAGCCGCAGATCAGCTGGTGCAGGCTTACTTCATCACTTACGACCTGCCCATCACCATCACCAGAGGGGCCAACAACGTCGGGCCGTACCAGTTCCCAGAGAAGGTGATTCCACTGTTCACCACCAATGCCCTGCAGGACCAGCCCCTCCCTGTTTATGGAGATGGCCTGCAGATGCGCGATTACGCCCATGTGTACGACCACTGCACCGGCATCCTGAAGGTGCTGGAAAAGGGCCAGATTGGAGAGGTCTACAACGTGGGCACCGGACTGGAAATGACCAACCTGGAAATGACCCAGATTGTGCTGGACACCCTGGGCAAACCCCAGACCCTGATTCGTCACGTCACGGACCGCCCGGGCCATGACCGCAGGTACAGCATGAACGTGGACAAACTGCGTGCCCTGGGCTGGGAACCCAGATACCAGCCAAAAGAGGCCGTGGCAGAAACCGTGCGCTGGTACCGCGACAACGACTGGTGGTGGCTCCCCATCCGGCAAGGCAGTTTCCAGGCTTACTACCAAAAGCAGTACGGTGAACGCCTCAAGGAAAGCCAGCAAGCATGAAAGGCCTGATTCTCTCTGGAGGAAAAGGCACCCGCCTGCGGCCCCTCACACACACCCGTGCCAAGCAGCTTGTGCCCATCGGGAACCGGGCCAACCTGGATTATGCCGTGGATGACCTCTCAGACATGGGCATCCGGGACATCGTGGTGGTGATCTCCCCGGAAACCGGAACCGAAGTGCAAAACCACCTCGGAGACGGCTCTGCTTACGGGGTGAATTTCACTTACGTGCTGCAGGACCAGCCCCTTGGCCTCGCCCACGCAGTCAAAACCGCCCGTCCCCACCTGGGAGAAGAGCCTTTCGTGATGTACCTCGGAGACAACCTGCTCACCGGAGGCATCGGGCATCTGCTGGAAGCCTACCACGAGGGGGAAACCGCAGCCTGCATCCTGCTCACCGAAGTCCCCAACCCCCAGTCTTTCGGGGTGGCCGTGCTGGACGAACAGGGCCAGATTTCCCGGTTGATCGAGAAGCCCGCTGAATACGTCAGCCCCTGGGCCCTGGTGGGTGTGTACCTGTTCACCCCCCTGATCCACAAGGTCATCGAGACCCTGCAGCCCAGCCCCAGAGGGGAACTGGAAATCACCGATGCCATTCAGGGCCTGATCGACTGGGGTTTCACCGTGCGCTCTGAGAAGGTGCGCGGCTGGTGGAAAGACACCGGAAAACCCGAAGACCTGCTGGATGCCAACCGTCTGGTGCTCAGCCGCCTGGAACGCAACATTGCGGGCACTGTGGAAGAAAGCGAACTGGTCGGGGAAATTGAAATTGCCGCCGGAGCGGTGGTGCGCAACTCCCGACTGCGTGGACCCATCAGCATTGCCGCCGGAGCTGTGATTGAAAACGCCTACGTTGGCCCCTACACCAGCATCGGACAGAACGCTGTGGTCAAAGACGCCGAGGTGGAATACAGCATCCTGATGCAGGGCGCACAGATCCGGCACCTTTCCCGCCGTCTGGATGCCAGCATCCTGGGTGAGGAGGCCTGGATGGGAGGCCGCAGCCGCAAATCCCACTCCTACCAGGTGATCCTGGGAGACCGCTCCAGCGTGGTTGTGGACGGAGAATAAATGAACAACTGGAAAATCAACCTGGATCCCTCCATTTCAGAAGACCTCAAATTTGAAAGCTACCCCGCTGCCCCCCAGATCGACGGGGTGTGGACCCACGCCCTGCGCAAGATCCGCTCGGAAAACGGGGCCTTCATGGAATACCTGCGTCTGGACGAGGCCGGGGTGCAACAGTTGCCCGGAAACCTCACCCCCAGACAGATCAGCGTGTCCTGGGCGGCCCCACAGCGGGTCAATGCCTTTCACATCCATGTGAAAGAAGAACAGAACGAAATCTGGTGCGTGATCCAGGGGCAACTGACCATCTGGATTGTGGACTGCCGCCAGGGTTCTGCCACCTTTGGGGTGAAACGCAAACTGGTGCTGAGCGGAGAACAGCCCACCATGGTG containing:
- the rfbB gene encoding dTDP-glucose 4,6-dehydratase; translated protein: MKNVLVTGGCGFIGSNFVRLLLDTTAVQVVILDKMTYAARKENLQDCWENPRLSLVVGDIGNQELVRHLVQSHNIDLIVNFAAETHVDQSILGPLVFTDTNVRGTQVLLEVAREFGLRFHHISTDEVYGHIPEGHQSIESDPLEPRSPYSASKAAADQLVQAYFITYDLPITITRGANNVGPYQFPEKVIPLFTTNALQDQPLPVYGDGLQMRDYAHVYDHCTGILKVLEKGQIGEVYNVGTGLEMTNLEMTQIVLDTLGKPQTLIRHVTDRPGHDRRYSMNVDKLRALGWEPRYQPKEAVAETVRWYRDNDWWWLPIRQGSFQAYYQKQYGERLKESQQA
- a CDS encoding glucose-1-phosphate thymidylyltransferase, translating into MKGLILSGGKGTRLRPLTHTRAKQLVPIGNRANLDYAVDDLSDMGIRDIVVVISPETGTEVQNHLGDGSAYGVNFTYVLQDQPLGLAHAVKTARPHLGEEPFVMYLGDNLLTGGIGHLLEAYHEGETAACILLTEVPNPQSFGVAVLDEQGQISRLIEKPAEYVSPWALVGVYLFTPLIHKVIETLQPSPRGELEITDAIQGLIDWGFTVRSEKVRGWWKDTGKPEDLLDANRLVLSRLERNIAGTVEESELVGEIEIAAGAVVRNSRLRGPISIAAGAVIENAYVGPYTSIGQNAVVKDAEVEYSILMQGAQIRHLSRRLDASILGEEAWMGGRSRKSHSYQVILGDRSSVVVDGE
- a CDS encoding dTDP-4-dehydrorhamnose 3,5-epimerase family protein, producing the protein MNNWKINLDPSISEDLKFESYPAAPQIDGVWTHALRKIRSENGAFMEYLRLDEAGVQQLPGNLTPRQISVSWAAPQRVNAFHIHVKEEQNEIWCVIQGQLTIWIVDCRQGSATFGVKRKLVLSGEQPTMVHIPSGVAHGYQASEQGAILLYTMDAQFNLADPNEGRFPWDYFGEDLWQEDRG